A genomic region of Taeniopygia guttata chromosome 28, bTaeGut7.mat, whole genome shotgun sequence contains the following coding sequences:
- the ABCA7 gene encoding phospholipid-transporting ATPase ABCA7 isoform X1, with translation MAVGTQLGLLLWKNFTYRRRQRIQLAIEILWPLFLFLILVSVRRSHPPFKQHECHFPNKALPSAGTLPWLQGIICNLNNPCFRHPTAGEAPGVVGNFGGSIVSRLLSEARQVLLRGHGQRLLRGLARLLPALRRLRDSGNQRSALPVREYLREDETFSRFLRTNTSLPPALVDELMGARLSPRIFSPASLRLPLKALVCEASVLGGFLVAGDADSTRSLQQGLCALPSSQLRAMEGSFLSQMDFPRLLTEQLSSELGGIAGTVEALGSFLRDAASLMEEVSSMTSLAELRQEIVGLRAPNTSTGTFTAVSRIACGHPEGGGLRIPSLNWYEDNDVKAFLDRNSSEQRPVASGSTSPFCRELLRSLESSPLSQIFWRGIKPLFVGKILYTPPGPGPDSVMAEVNRTFRELAVLGELGGAWQELGPRIYTILNSSLEMQVLQDLLLAPSTAQLLDGFLNGTSWKLPELVTFLTGPAGGPGLTWHQVYADVDTVLSTLSQFMECVCLDKIEAVATEEQLVARALELLEEQQFWAAVVFQPPINATAPGLPPHVRYKIRMDIDDVTRTNKIKDRFWDPGPAADPFSDLRYVWGGFVYIQDLVEQAVVRVQTGAAPRTGVYVQQMPYPCYVDDMFLRVLNRSLPLFMILAWIYSVAMIIKGVVHEKETRLKETMKTMGLSSGILWLSWFLSSFIPFLLSSALLVLILKLGNILPYSDPAVIFLFLSTFSVATISQCFLISTFFPRANLASACGGIIYFSLYLPYVLCVAWRDYVTFPIRVLVSLLSPVAFGFGCDYFSLHEEQGVGIQWHNLAASPVPGDPYSFGAAMGLLLLDAVLYGLATWYLEGVFPGQYGIPKPWNFPFLKSYWFGESPSSGHSLYHASPHTAPQVLVEEPPADLQPGVSIRNLVKVYGSSSRAAVNGLSLDFYEGQITSFLGHNGAGKTTTMSILTGLLPPTSGTAYILGWDIRSDIDSIRKSMGMCPQHNVLFDILTVEEHIWFYGRLKGRSEQQVQEEMEQLLQDTGLPHKRQEQTRNLSGGMQRKLSVAIAFVGGSRVVILDEPTAGVDPFSRRSIWELLLKYRTGRTIILSTHYMDEAELLGDRTAIISQGQLCCCGSPLFLKARLGTGYHLTLVKRDRSGTGGTTGTVPGATKKDGSDSEHSSDTGLGSERGSDASAVDVAQLLALIQKLVPGSRLVEDIGHEVLFVLPYSGARDGAFGELFRELDARLGELGVSSYGISDTTLEEIFLKVAEDTALDTDTTGTMKGAVPGEMGDGDVADGEMAEEPRETDLLRGAAGPVCGRVRGWALTCRQLRALFTKRMLHARRSTRGFFAQIVLPAVFVCIALLFSLIVPPFGKYPPLQLQPWMYGQQFTFVSNDAPGDPDTARLLEALLAEPGFGTKCMKEEGKATGLCPPASHPDGFSAPSAPPSLLEVLQRGNWTRAQPSPPCQCSGPGAHRMLPECPEGAGGLPPPQVQRGTGDILQNLTGRNISDYLVKTYPQIIRQELRNKKWVNEQRYGGFSLGAGSSQALPSAAEVDQAVLELRVLLNITLGSPSDRLLANLSRFIEGLDARRNIKVWFNNKGWHAMVSFLNVASNGLLRARLPPGTDPTRFGITATNHPLNLTKEQLSEAALMATSVDVLVSICVIFAMSFIPASFVVFLIEERVSKAKHLQFVSGMKPITYWLGNFAWDMCNYLVPALLVILIFLCFQQESYVSSANLPSLVLLLLLYGWSITPLMYPASFLFSIPSTAYVALTCINLFIGINGSVATFVLELFVDQNLNDINRVLKKVFLIFPHFCLGRGLIDMVKNQAMADAFERFGDKRFVSPLSWDLAGKNMFAMAIEGIVFFLFTLLLQYHRFFLRLGPRALELPSLGDEDQDVARERARVGSISPHGHLLLLKDLTKVGAWGWTLW, from the exons ATGGCCGTGGGcacccagctggggctgctgctctggaagaaCTTCACCTACCGCCGGCGGCAGCGG ATCCAGCTGGCTATCGAGATCCTGTGgcccctcttcctcttccttatCTTGGTCTCGGTGCGGCGATCCCACCCGCCCTTCAAGCAGCACGAGT GCCACTTTCCCAACAAGGCGCTGCCGTCTGCGGGaaccctgccctggctgcagggcaTCATCTGCAACTTGAACAACCCCTGCTTTCGGCACCCCACGGCGGGAGAGGCCCCTGGCGTGGTGGGCAACTTCGGTGGCTCCAt CGTCTCCCGTCTCCTGAGCGAAGCCCGGCAGGTCCTGCTCCGCGGGCACGGGCAGCGGCTCCTGCGCGGCTTGGCGCGGCTGCTGCCCGCCCTGCGCCGGCTCCGGGACAGCGGGAACCAGCGGAGCG ctctgccgGTGAGGGAGTACTTGAGAGAGGACGAGACCTTCTCCCGGTTCCTGCGGACCAACACGTCTCTGCCCCCGGCGCTGGTGGATGAGCTGATGGGGGCTCGGCTCAGCCCCCGCATC TTCTCCCCGGCGAGCCTTCGCCTCCCGCTAAAGGCCCTGGTCTGCGAGGCCTCGGTCCTGGGGGGGTTCCTGGTGGCCGGCGACGCCGACTCCACGCGGAGCCTGCAGCAAGGACTCTGCGcgctgcccagctcccagctccgtGCCATGGAGGgctccttcctctcccagatGGACTTCCCACGACTGCTGACG gagcagctgagctcaGAGTTGGGTGGAATCGCTGGCACCGTGGAAGCTTTGGGCAGCTTCCTGCGGGATGCAGCATCCCTGATGGAGGAG GTCTCCTCCATGACCAGCCTGGCCGAGCTGCGTCAGGAGATTGTGGGGCTGAGGGCCCCCAACACCAGCACGGGCACCTTCACAGCTGTGTCACGCATCGCCTGCGGCCACCCCGAGGGTGGGGGGCTCAGGATCCCCTCCCTCAACTGGTACGAGGACAATGATGTCAAAGCCTTCCTGGACCGTAACAGCTCGGAGCAGAGACCCGTGGCCTCGGGCAGCACCA gtcccttctGCCGGGAGCTGCTCCGCAGCCTGGAGTCCAGCCCCCTCTCACAGATCTTCTGGCGGGGGATCAAGCCCCTCTTTGTGGGGAAGATCCTGTACACCCCACCTGGGCCTGGCCCCGACAGTGTCATGGCTGAG GTGAATCGGACCTTCCGGGAGCTGGCggtgctgggggagctggggggtgcctggcaggagctgggaccCCGAATTTACACCATCCTCAACAGTAGCCTGGAGatgcaggtgctccag GATCTGCTGCTGGCCCcgagcacagcccagctcctggatGGGTTCCTCAATGGCACCTCCTGGAAGCTACCAGAGCTGGTCACATTCCTGACTGGGCCAGCAGGAGGACCAGGCCTCACCTGGCACCAGGTTTATGCTGATGTGGACACAGTCCTGAGCACGCTGTCACAGTTCATGGAG TGTGTCTGCCTGGACAAGATCGAGGCAGTGGCCACCGAGGAGCAGCTGGTAGCCcgagccctggagctgctggaggagcagcagtttTGGGCAGCAGTGGTCTTCCAGCCCCCCATCAATGCCACAGCCCCCGGACTGCCACCCCATGTCCGCTACAAAATCCGCATGGACATCGACGACGTCACGAGAACCAACAAGATCAAGGACAG GTTTTGGGACCCAGGCCCCGCAGCTGACCCCTTCAGTGACCTGCGCTACGTCTGGGGGGGCTTTGTCTACATTCAGGACCTGGTGGAGCAGGCGGTGGTGCGGGTGCAGACTGGGGCTGCCCCACGGACGGGGGTCTACGTCCAGCAGATGCCCTACCCCTGCTATGTGGACGATAT GTTCTTGAGGGTCCTGAACCGCTCGCTGCCTCTTTTCATGATACTGGCCTGGATCTACTCAGTGGCCATGATCATCAAGGGGGTGGTGCACGAGAAGGAGACACGTCTCAAGGAGACCATGAAGACCATGGGGCTGAGCAGCGGGATCCTGTGGCTCAGCTGGTTCCTCAGCAGCTTCATCCCCTTcctcctcagctctgccctcctTGTCCTCATCCTCAAG CTGGGAAACATCCTGCCCTACAGCGACCCAGCagtcatcttcctcttcctcagcacCTTCTCTGTGGCCACCATCAGCCAGTGCTTCCTCATCAGCACCTTCTTCCCCCGTGCCAACCTGGCCTCGGCGTGCGGTGGCATCATTTACTTCTCGCTGTACCTGCCCTACGTGCTGTGCGTCGCCTGGCGCGACTACGTCACCTTCCCAATCCGTGTCCTCGTG AGCCTGCTGTCCCCCGTGGCCTTCGGCTTCGGCTGCGATTACTTCTCCCTCCACGAGGAGCAGGGGGTGGGCATCCAGTGGCACAACCTGGCTGCCAGCCCCGTGCCAGGAGACCCCTACAGCTTCGGTGCAGCcatggggctgctgctgctggacgCTGTCCTCTACGGCCTGGCCACCTGGTACCTCGAGGGGGTCTTCCCAG GTCAGTACGGGATCCCCAAGCCCTGGAATTTCCCCTTCCTGAAGAGCTACTGGTTTGGAGAGTCACCCTCATCTGGGCACTCCCTGTACCACGCCAGCCCCCACACTGCACCCCAGG TGCTGGTGGAGGAGCCGCCTGCCGACCTCCAGCCCGGCGTCTCCATCCGCAACCTGGTGAAGGTCTatggcagcagcagccgtgCCGCTGTCAATGGGCTGAGCCTGGACTTCTACGAGGGGCAGATCACATCCTTCCTGGGCCACAACGGCGCTGGAAAGACCACCACCAT GTCCATCCTGACTggcctcctgccccccacctcggGCACTGCCTACATCCTGGGCTGGGACATCCGCTCTGACATCGACAGCATCCGCAAATCCATGGGGATGTGTCCCCAGCACAACGTGCTCTTTGACAT CCTGACGGTGGAGGAGCACATCTGGTTCTACGGGCGGCTGAAGGGGCGCTCGGAGCAGCAGgtgcaggaggagatggagcagctgctgcaggacacgGGGCTGCCCCACAAGCGCCAGGAGCAGACCAGGAACCTCTCGG GTGGCATGCAGAGGAAGCTCTCGGTGGCCATCGCCTTCGTGGGCGGCTCCCGGGTGGTCATCCTGGACGAGCCCACGGCCGGCGTCGACCCCTTCTCCCGCCGCAGcatctgggagctgctgctcaagTACCGCACAG GCCGCACCATCATCCTGTCCACCCACTACATGGACGAGGCGGAGCTGCTGGGGGACCGCACGGCCATCATCTCCCagggccagctctgctgctgcgGGTCCCCCCTCTTCCTCAAGGCCAGGCTTGGCACCGGCTACCACCTCACCCTGGTGaagcgggacaggagcggcaCAGGCGGCACCACTGGCACCGTCCCCGGTGCCACCAAAAAG GATGGCAGTGACTCGgagcacagcagtgacacaggcCTGGGCAGCGAGCGGGGCAGTGACGCCAGCGCCGTGG ATGTGGCCCAGCTGTTGGCGCTGATCCAGAAGCTGGTCCCTGGTTCCCGGCTGGTGGAGGACATTGGGCACGAGGTGCTCTTTGTCCTGCCCTACAGCGGGGCCAGGGACGGGGCCTTCGGCGAGCTTTTCCGCGAGCTGGACGCACGCCTGGGGGAACTGGGGGTCTCCAGCTACGGCATCTCTGACACCACCCTGGAAGAG ATCTTCCTGAAGGTTGCTGAGGACACAGCGCTGGACACTGACACCACGG GCACCATGAAAGGAGCAGTCCCTGGCGAGATGGGGGATGGGGATGTGGCCGATGGAGAGATGG CGGAGGAGCCCCGGGAGACAGACCTGCTgcggggggcagcggggccggtcTGCGGCAGGGTGCGGGGCTGGGCGCTCACCTGCCGCCAGCTCCGCGCTCTCTTCACCAAGAGGATGCTCCACGCCCGGCGCAGCACCCGCGGGTTCTTCGCGCAG ATCGTCCTCCCCGCCGTCTTCGTCTGCATCGCGCTGCTCTTCAGCCTCATCGTGCCGCCCTTCGGGAAGTACCCGccgctgcagctccagccctggatgTACGGCCAGCAGTTCACCTTTGTCAG CAACGACGCCCCGGGAGACCCGGACACTgcccggctgctggaggcactCCTGGCCGAGCCCGGCTTTGGCACCAAGTGCATGAAGGAAGAGGGGAAGGC gacagggctgtgcCCACCAGCTTCCCACCCCGATGGCTtctcagccccctcagcccccccgtccctgctggaagtgctgcagcgtgggaACTGGACACGGGCCCAGCCATCCCCCCCGTGTCAGTGCAGCGGGCCAGGGGCACACAGGATGCTGCCTGAGTGTCCTGAGGGGGCCGGGGGGCTCCCACCTCCCCAG GtgcagaggggcacaggggacatcCTTCAGAACCTGACGGGCAGGAACATCTCTGACTACCTGGTGAAGACCTATCCCCAGATCATCCGTCAGGA GCTGAGGAACAAGAAGTGGGTGAATGAGCAGAG GTACGGTGGCTTCTCCctgggtgctggcagctcccaggccCTGCCGTCAGCAGCAGAGGTGGatcaggcagtgctggagctccGGGTGCTGCTCAACATCACCCTG GGCAGCCCCTCGGATCGGCTCCTGGCCAACCTCAGCCGCTTCATTGAGGGTTTGGATGCCCGCAGGAATATCAAG GTCTGGTTCAACAACAAGGGCTGGCACGCCATGGTCTCCTTCCTCAACGTGGCCAGCAATGGGCTGCTGCGAGCCCGGCTGCCCCCCGGCACTGACCCCACACGCTTCGGCATCACGGCCACCAACCACCCCCTGAACCTCACCAAGGAGCAGCTCTCCGAGGCCGCCCT GATGGCCACCTCTGTGGATGTGCTGGTGTCCATCTGCGTGATCTTCGCCATGTCCTTCATCCCGGCCAGCTTCGTCGTCTTCCTCATCGAGGAGCGAGTCAGCAAGGCCAAACACCTTCAGTTTGTCAGCGGGATGAAGCCCATCACCTACTGGCTGGGCAACTTTGCCTGGGACATG TGCAACTACCTGGTCCCCGCCCTGCTGGtcatcctcatcttcctctgcttccagcAGGAATCCTACGTGTCCTCAGCCAACCTGCcctccctggtgctgctgctgctgctctacGG ATGGTCCATCACCCCCCTGATGTATCCAGCCTCCTTCCTCTTCAGCATCCCCAGCACCGCCTACGTGGCCCTGACCTGCATCAACCTCTTCATCGGCATCAACGGCAGCGTGGCCACCTTTGTGCTGGAGCTCTTCGTGGACCAG AACCTCAATGACATCAACCGAGTCCTGAAGAAGGTTTTCCTCATCTTCCCCCACTTCTGCTTGGGCCGAGGCCTCATTGACATGGTGAAGAACCAGGCAATGGCTGATGCCTTTGAGAGGTTTG GGGACAAGCGCTTCGTGTCCCCCCTATCCTGGGACCTGGCAGGGAAGAACATGTTTGCCATGGCCATCGAGGGCATCgtcttcttcctcttcaccCTCCTGCTGCAGTACCACCGCTTCTTCCTGCGCCTGGG CCCACGGGCTCTGGAGCTGCCCTCGCTGGGAGATGAGGACCAGGACGTGGCCAGGGAGCGGGCGAGGGTGGGCAGCATCTCCCCACACGGCCACCTCCTGCTTCTGAAGGACCTGACCAAGGTGGGTGCGTGGGGCTGGACCCTGTGGtga